CACCTGCGGCGCGGACGGCGATGCCGAGTGCGGCAGCGGTCATGTTGTCCGGCAGTTCACACAACACGTACAGGTCGTGTTCGCCGAACGAAAAGTACAGGGCCTCCACCTGCCCGCCGGAATTCTCGATGAGCGCCTGAACCACCTCGGCACGCCGTGTCCCCCCTTCCTTGGCTAGTCCGCCGATTCCCTGGGTGGTGTAGGTCGCCATGACCAGAAACCTCACCACGCTGGCACCACCTTTCTCCGTTTTCCCGCAGTCCCGACCGCCTCCGCCGTTGGTACCCACAATCCGTCGGGTGCGGCTCCTCTGAGGTGATCGTCTATTGTGGGATGGCACCGCCGAGGTAGCGGCTGTTGTGGATGCGTTGTTGTTCCTGGGCCAGGTGCCAGGTCCAGTACTGGTCGAAGTCGCCGTTGCTGATCAGGGTGCGGAGTTTGAGGATTGCTTCGGCGCCGTCGAGGCCCCAGCGAGCGCCGGTGACGTCCATACGATCTTTGACCAGGTGGCGGCAGGCGCCTTCGATCACCCCGGTGGCGATCGGCCACCCGTTGGCCAGCGCGGTCGGGTAGTCCAGGTACGGTTTTTTGGCCAGCAGGTAGGCGGCGGCGACATCGGCGGGTTTGCGTTTGCCGGGGTCCAGGCCGTGGTAGGTGGCCTTGCGTCGGATGGCTGCGGCGACTATGCCGGCCCGTCCGGCCAACACCTGCCGGGCCTGGGCGCGGACCCACCGTTCGGCGTTCGGGTCGCCCTCCGGGTGGAAACACCAGGTGGCCTTCCAGAGGTACTCGATGACGTGGATGAAGTCCACAACAACCGGCAAGGTGATCTTGCGGGTTTTGGCCTCGGCGTGGATCCGGTCGATCTGGTGGGTGTTGCCGTCGACCAGGGCGATCCAGGTCCGAGCGTGGTCGGGGTCGCGGCGGTCGGCCTCGGCGAACCCGGCGGCGATCACCGCCGCGGCGTCGTCGGTCACGCTGGCGTGCAGCCACTTGCCGGAGGTGACCGGCGCCGGGGTAGCAGTTTGGGCCGCTTCGGGGTCCTCGGGCAGGATGTCGGCGATGGTGCGCGGCTTGCCGGTCACGTCGAAGACCGCGGCGACCTCGCACATCCGCTTGCGGTTGCGTTTCTCGCCCTTGGACCGGCGGCCGGCCAGTTTCTGGCTGACCGCGGCCTTGGCGGTGCCCGCGCGGAGCCCGTCGGGGCGCATCACCACCCCTTTGGCGTCGAAGGACAACGCCAGCACATCATCATCGGCCGACCAGTCCGGGGCGTGGGCGGTGTAGAAGGCATCCACATCTATCGCCGCTGCGGCGGCCAACGCCTCGACCTGCCGTTTCCCGATACGCACCGTGGTGGCCCGCTCAATCGCGGCCGCCGCGTCGGTGAACGAGCCGCGGGCCGCCTCGGCCGCGGCCAACCGGCGCAGTCCATGCGAGTGCTTCTCCACGGGCAGGTTCAACACCGCGTCCGCCGGGTTCAGATCGGCCCGCGCCCGCGCCCGGTAGGCGATACGCGTCACCACCACCTCACCGAACCGGGTGGCCAGCGTCCGCTGCCGCCCCCGCTCGGCCCACCCCCGCAGATGGCTATCGGCGTCGGTCACCTCGTCGAGCCGTTCCTCCCGACTGGCACGAAGATCCAGACTGTCCTGCAACAACTGACACAGCAACCGCATGCCATCGGTATGCAGCCGCTCCTCCAGTTCGGCGTGAGTCATCCCCGCCGCATGCTCACCGGACAGGAAGTCCACCATCGCGCCGAACCGCACGGATGAGCCGGCGAAAGCATCGTCCGCCGTCTCGGATGCGTACTCTTGCACCGGGCTCCCTCTTTGCTGATGTTCGTGTCTCGCAACCGACGAACATAGCGGGAGGATCCCTTTCACCATCACAACCAGTAACACATCCCCAGGCCACACAGCGTGTCGCCGCACCTCACCAGAGCCGCACCCCAATCCGTCCGGCCACGCCTTGCGGCTCAGCACTGAAGGGTCTCCCCACCGCGCAGACCAAGCCTCCGCACATCAACGACCTGCCGGATCCTCGAACGTCTGGGCATACCGCCGACGCCGATGCGCCGGAACACACCAACCGGTATCCCGGAGTCACACCAGATGGCGGTGGTTCCTCCCAACCAGGCCTCGGCTGTCCTCGCTTGCGACCTCAATCCAGGTGCACTGCGCTCTCACCCTCCCAACGCCGGTGTTCTTCGTATTGGAGGTAGAGCAACCCGCACGTACACATTCTCGGCGCCACCGCCGAACTCGACGGGCCGCGGACCGTCCTGCCGGCACGCAACCTGCTCGACGGTCAGCGGCCTACTCGACGATCGGCGGTGCCACAGTTGACACGCCGGCGCCGCCGACCGTAGCGTCCGTGGCGAGTGACGATGTGAGGAAGCCGGTGCAACTCCGGCACGGTCGCGCCACTGTGACCGCGTCCGCCCGCAACCGCGGGGGGACGCGGAAGTCAGACCCGCCACCGTCACCGGAACCCGTTGTGGGACGCGTAATCCCGAGGAGGTTGCCCCGTGTCCAGCCCGTCTTCCGCCCTGCCGCAGCCGGCCATCCCGCCCGTCGCCATACCGTGGCGTGAGCTGCAGCCGTGGCTGCTCTTCGGCACCGTGTTGGCCCTCGTGCTGCTCCACTTTGTCGGCACCGAGCAGGGTGTCTTCCAGATGATCAGCGGTGCGGACGTGCACGAGTTCGTACACGACGGCCGCCATCTACTCGGCTTCCCCTGTCACTGACGGAAGGGGCCGTCACCGTGCTGTCACCCCGTGCCCTGCTGGTCCGCGGCATGCTCGCCGGCCTAGCCGCCGGATTTCTGGCGTTCGTGTTCGCCTACTTCGTCGGCGAGGGCCCGATCGACCAGGCAATCACATTCGAGGAAGCCAACGCCGCACCGCACCACGCCGTGGCCGACGATCCAGGGGGCGTCAGCCGGGCGGTGCAAAGCACTCTCGGCTTGATCACCGCCTCGCTCATCTACGCCGTCGCCCTGGGCGGGATCTTCGCGATGGCCTTCGCCGCCGCCTACGGGCGGATCGGTCGGTTCGGGCCGCGGGCGACCGCGGCGCTGGTCGCGCTCACCGGGTTCCTGGTGGTCGCGCTGGTGCCGTGGCTCAAATACCCGGCCAACCCCCCGGCGACCGGCGACTCCGAGACCATCGGTCAACGCACCTCGCTGTTCTTCCTGACCATGGCGATCGCGCTCGCTGGTGTGGCGCTCGGTGGATACCTCGGCCGGACGCAGGCCGCTCGACTCGGCGCCTGGAACGCTGGCCTCGTCGGAGCCGGCGCGTTCGTCCTGGTAGTCGGGCTTGCGCTGGCGTTACTTCCCTCGATCGAGGAGGTCCCGGAGGGCTTCTCGCCGATCCTGCTCTGGAACTTCCGGCTGGCATCGCTGGGGACTCAGATCGTCGTCTGGGCGACGCTCGGCCTGGTCTTCGGCCCGCTGGTCGAACGGGGCATGCGCCGTTCGCAGCACGCCGCGGCCGTGGCCGCCGGCCGGTAAGGTGGCAGCTCCGCCGCTGTCTCCGTCCGAACCGTGTGACGCCCGTCCGGCGCTGACGGCGGCCTCCGCGCTAGGCCCCTTCTTCGCCTGGTCCTCGTGGTCCGACCAGGCGGGCTGGCGGTCACTGGCTGAGCTGCTCGATGGTGAGGTCCTCGCCGAACGGGTGGACGCGGCGGCCGCCACGCTGCGCGCGCGGTGCGATCTGCCGGTGGATGCTGTGCCGGTGCGCGTCGTCGCGTCGGTCACGTTCCTGGGCCTGGCGGCGCGGCTGGTGTCACCGCCGCTCGGGGCGGCCGTCGTGGGCGGCGCACTGCCGCTCGCGAGCCTCGATGATCTCTGGTGGCGTCCACCCACAGCTGGGCCCTGGCCGGTCGCGCACGGCCCGCTCGACGCGCTGCCCAGCGGCGACCTGGACGATCGCGCGGTCACGACGGCGCTGGTCGAGACAGCGGTGCAGGGCCCGGTACGACTGCTGCTGGACGCATTCCGTGCCCAGTTCCGACTGTCGCCGCACGTTTTGTGGGGCAACGTCGCCGCTGCCCTGGCGGGTGCTGCCGGGGTGCTGTCCGACACCGCGCCGGCTCACGCCGAGCGGGCCGGCGCGGTGCTGGCGGTGGCGCTGGAGCTGCCGCCGCTGGCCGGCACCGGCACCGTGGTCCGGCCGGATCCTGATCGAGCCCGGAGATTTCTGGTGCGACGAAACTGCTGCCTCTACTACCGCATTCCGGGCGGTGGCACCTGCGGTGACTGCGTCTTGACGTCCCCAAGCCAGCTGCGGCGGCACTGGCGCGCGGTGCTGGCCGGAACCGGGAAGCCGCCGGCGTGACGTAGGCTGTGCCCCGCACGGGGCACCCGAGTAACGCCTCCCGGCGGCAACCATCCATCGACGACACAAACCGACCGGCAAACATTCATGCTGTTCTGGCAAAATGCTGGCATGGACGACGACCTGGGCCGGGCCCTCGACACGGTCGGCCCCCGGCTGCGGGCGCTGCGGCGACAGAGCGAGACAACCCTGACGGACCTATCAGCGCAGACCGGCATCTCGGTGAGTACCCTCTCCCGACTGGAGTCAGGCGCCCGACGGCCGACCCTCGAACTGCTACTCCCGCTGGCCCGCACGCACGGCGTCACGCTCGACGAGTTGGTCAACGCCCCGCCCACCGGCGACCCCCGAATCCACCTACGCCCGGTCACCCGCCACGGGATGACCGTGCTTCCACTGTCCCGCCGGACCGGCGGCATTCAGGCGTACAAGCTGGTGATCCCCGCCAGCATGCAGGACCCGGACCCACAGACCCACGAGGGGTACGAGTGGCTCTACGTACTCAACGGCCAGCTACGCCTCGTCCTCGGCCAGCACAACCTGGTGCTGGCGCCCAACGAAGCGGCCGAGTTCGACACTCGCACATCACACTGGTTCGGCACCGCCAACGCCGAACCCGTCGAGGTCCTCAGCCTCTTCGGCCCTCAGGGTGAACGCACCCATCTCCGCGCCCGCCCCAGGACGCAACCACCACCCACATAGCCCGGCGAGGACCATCGGCCGACGATCCGCGTCAGACCAGGCAGCACCCACCTCGACCACCGAGCGCAGCCACACACAACAGCCCGCGAGTCGACGCCCACGACGCCGCCCCCGAATCAACATCAACGTACCCCGGCGACCACGGGCGCCGTCCGGATATGGGCGCGATCCCGGGCGTCACCATGATCGACAATGCCCAGCCTGCGAGGTTGGCCACCCGTTGCGGGACCGGACCGCGCCGCAGATGCTGTTGGCCGGCACCCGGGTTCGGGTGCCGGCCAGCAGCTTGTTTCCCCCTTTGGGGTCAGGTTGTGTGGCTTGGTGGGTCAGCTGGTCCAGTGTTCGGCGACGAGGTCAGCGGCCTGGGTTTCCCACTGGGCGTAGTGGAACGGGTACGCCGACACCTGCACCGTCTGCGCGGCCTCGGTCAACGGCATGTCCTGCCAACCGTCGACCTGCTTCAAACCCTTCAGGAACGCGGTGGTCGAGTACTCCGGGTCGGTGATCTGCTCCACCGTGCCCCAACCCGAGGACGGACGCTGCTGGAACAGGCCCTGCGAGTCGTGGTCGTTACGGTCACCCAGGTGACCCAGATTCTCCAGCTTCGACTCCTGCAGCGCGGTGGCGACCGCGACCACGGCAGCCCGCTCGTCCATACCCGCCTTCTTCGTCGCCGCGACGATCGCCTTCACATTCGCGACCTGCTCGTCACCCAAGTCGATCCGGGACTGCTCACCCTGCGTCCCGTGCGCAACCAGCTTGCCGGCGTCCGGCTTCTCCACCCGCACCACCCCAGCCGCAGCGGAGGCGGGCGCGGTGTCGGTGACAGCCGTCAGAGGACCAGCGACGACACCGGTACTCAGAGCCAGACCAGCGACACCAAGGACACTACGACGGAAGACCGTGTTCATGAAAGACGCTCCATTCGGGGGTCGACACCCACACACACCCGAGGGAGTCAGGGCGCAGGGGTACAAGCACCGTCCGGCGCTCACCAAACAAGAAAGGGCAAAACAAGGAAGAGCCAACGGCCACCGCCACGCCCGGGGGGACACGCACACGGCGCCGGGTCCAGATGTAACGACCGGCGGCCCACCACCATTCCCGGCGGACCCACACCCGCTCACCAGCGGGCACTCCCACGGCCGTCGCCACCGTGCAACGCCCCCACCCCCACCGGCATTCCACCACCAGCCCACCCCCGGGCACACCCCACACCGGCATCAACCAGACACCCACGACACACCACCGGCCTTCCCCGAACCCGACACGGCTGGGACGTTCGCGCGGTCCGGTCAGGGTGGCCCAGTCGCGGTAGTCGGCGAGCGGTTGACGGCGTCCAGGTCCGCGAGGTGCCGCCAGGCCGATCGACACCGCCGCATCGCGAATTGGCTGCCTGCACAAGCAACTGGTCGGGACCGGCTTGCGTTCGCGCCTCGGAACGTGTCAAGGGATTGAGGCCAACGGGAGTTAAGCGGCTTGTCGTTGTGGCTCGGGCTTGTTGATCCAGACCTGTCCGGGCAGGTCGAGGATTTTGGGCAGGGGCCGGGTGGTGCCGAACCGTTCCGGGTGCGCCGTGCGGGCTGCGGCGAGGGTGTCCTCGCGGTTGGCGCGGACGGTGTGGTGACGGTCGTGGTGGACGTCGGCGGGGGTGTGTAGGCCGATCCCGGAGTGCCGGTGGGCGTGGTTGTACCAGGTCACGAAGTCGTTCATGAACGCTCGCGCCTGGGCGAGGGACGCGAATCGGTCCGGGAAGACCGGCGCGTACTTCAACGTCTTGAACCAGGCCTCGCTGTACGGGTTGTCGTTGGACACCTTCGGCCGGGAGTGCGAGCGGGTCACGTCGAGGTCTTCGAGCAGGTCAGCCACCGATTTCGACGTCATCGACGTGCCGCGGTCGGCGTGCACGACGTGCGGGACGCCATGGACACCGAACACCTCGCGCATCATCGACTCCGCGAGGGGGCCGGACTCGCGGGCGTGCACACGGGCACCGACGATGTACCGGGAGTAGATGTCGATCATCACGTAGGCGTCGTAGTAGACGCCCTTCGCAGGTCCGGCCAACTTCGTGATGTCCCAGCTGTAGACCTGCCGCGGGGCGTCAGCGACCAGCTCGGGACGCCGGCGGGCCGGGTGCCGGGCCAGCCTGCGCCGCTCGCGCGCCTGTGCGTGCTCGCGCAGAACCCGATACATAGTGGCGATCGAACCGACGTACACGCCCTGGTCCAGCAGCGCCGCGTAGATCTGGGCCGGGGCCGCGTCGACGAACTCCGCACTGTTCACCAGGCGCAGGACCTGCTCACGTTCGGCCGGGGTGAGCGCGTTCGCCGGTGTCCGCCGCACCGGCGCCGCCCGTGTCGGCCGCCGCCGGTCCCGGTCCGCGCTGGACCGGGCGATCCCGGTCAACCGCTTCGCGTCCCGCGTCGTGATCCTCGCACTGGTCAGCTCGTGATAGGCGGCCATCAGCGCCTGCCGAGCCCGAACACGTCCGGACCGTCCGGCTCGCTCCTGGAGATGTCCTCCAAGAGCTCTCGCGCTTTTCCCATGATCGTCAACGCCGTCTCGGTCCGCGCCAGCTTCGCCTGCGCCAGCTCCAGCTCACGCCGCAACCGGGCGATCTCGGCCTGCTCCGCCGACGGCCTCCCGACCGTCTCACCCGCCGGCTTGCCCTGCAACAGCCCGGCATCACGGGCCCGGCGCCACTCCGACATCAACGACGAGTACAAACCCTCACGCCGCAGGAACGCACCACCCTCACCAGCCGCGACGGCCTGCTCATACCCGGCCAGCAACTCCAACTTCTGCCCCGGCGTGAACGACCGACGTGCCCGCGGCCCGCCTGAACGCGGACCCTTCTTGCCACTCATGACCCCATCCTGGGCCGTCACGACGTCAACAGCAGCATCCAACGCTTCTCGATCCTGAACTCGCCCTGTCCGGCGGACTTGCTATGAACCGCTGGCCTCAACTCACCCTGGCAGACAGGGCCTGAGCGGCACGGCTGGGGTGGCCACGAAGGGCTTTGCCAAAACAGCATGTTCCTTTGCCACCATCCCCCGGTCGTCGCATGCTGTGCACATGAGCAAAACGAACTTGGTGCAATCGAACATCCGGCCGTGGGATGTCGTGGTCATCGACGGCGGCGCCGCGGGTCTGTCCGGCGGCACCGAGCCTGGGGCGGGCACGGCGCTCGGTCCTGGTGGTCGGCGCGGGCGAACCGCGCAACGCTCCGGCGGTCAACGTAGGTGCTCACGGCATCCTCGGCCGCGAGGGAATCTCGCCGCTGGAGCTGCTGCGTCTGGGCCGAGAAGAAGTCGCGGCCGACGGCGTTCAGGTCGTCAGGGCACGGGTCGCCGAGGTTCTTCGGGACGGTGACGGCTACGGTGTGGTGACGGAGGACGGGCAGCGCGTGCAAGCGCGGCAGGTGCTGCTGCTCATGCTGGTCTTGACCTAATACCTCCAGGTCAGCCTCGGCTACCAGCCGCTCCGCGCCGGACTGGCCTTTCTCCCCTTCCGCGCCGGCATCGCCGCCGCCACCCTCGGCGCCTCACTGGCCCCAAGATCGGCCCCAGGCGACCGATGGCGAGCGGGATCGCAGTGGCCCTGATCGGCACGCCGTTGCTGCTCATGGTCGCAGCCAGCAGCGGCTTCCTCGCCGACCACAGCGGCACGATCACACCGGCGGTACGCCTGGACGGACACGTCCACGGATACCACATAGCGTTGATCGCGAGCGCCGTCGCATTCGCCCTCGCGCTCGCCACGGTGGCCCTGCTGATCAAGAAGCGCACTCGCACCGACGTCCCGCCGACACCCTCGTCCACGTCGGCTGACCCAAACCACCTAGGCGGAAGAGAGCCTTTCATGAGTACCGACAGCGACTCCGCAGCATTCTGGGAGAACCACTACTCGCGCCTCGACGAACAGTGGGGCACCAAGCCCAACGCCGTTCTCGAAGAACTCGTCACCACGCTCGCGCCCGAGGCGGGCACTGCACTGGACCTGGGCTGTGGGCACGGCGGCGACGCGATCTGGCTCGCTGTCCGAGGCTGGGACGTCACCGCCGTCGACGTCGCGCCCACCGCCCTGCAACGCGTGGCCACCGGCGCCCACGCCAACGGCGTAGCCGAGCGGGTGCACCCCGCCCGGCACGACCTGGCCCACGACTTTCCCGCGGGCCGTTTCGACCTGGTCAACGCCAGCTACTTCCACACCCCCCTCGACATTCCCCGGGCGAAGGTGCTGCGCCGCGCGGCTGCGGCGGTCGCCGACGGCGGACTGCTGATCATCGTGGAACACGCGTCCGTCGCCCCCTGGTCCTGGCAGGCCGGCGAGGACGTGCACTTCCCACGCCCCGAGGAGGTCCTGGCATCGCTGGAACTCGACGACGCCAGGTGGACGGCCGAACGCTGCCACGCACCCCAGCGCACCGCAACTGGCCCCCAGGGGCAGACGGCCATGGTCACCGACAACGTGCTGGCCTTGCGCCGCACCCCTGAGGGGGCGTCAGATACCGGTGATCCGAGTGTTACCTGGCCTTAGCTGTATCGCCGGGTTGGGTGGTTTCGGCGGTGAGCCGCCTGGCAAAATCGCCGATCCCGGTTGGGGCGATCAAGATGACCAACGCGGTTGCCGCACTCATACCCCACGCCGCCGCCCGACACCGGAGCCAAGAGCCCTGGATCGCCAGGACCGGCTACTCGGCGGGCATCGTCACCCGCAGTTGGCGAAGCAGGCCGCCATAGTCCTCGTCGTCGTCACCGATGAAGATCGGGAGCGAGCCGGCGACCAGTCCGACGCCCTCGACCTTGAGTCCTGAGCTGCGGGCGAGCTGCTGTGGCGGCTCGACCGGAAGCAGCCTCGCGCCGAGGGGGCCGCCAGCCCTAACCTGGGCCGCGCGGTACACGGCACTGTCGAAGGGACCGAGGTCGCCGGGATCATAGGCGGACGAGACGTAGATGTTGCCCCTCGCGTCGATGTCCATGCCCGAGGCGGGGCGGGCACCCGGCGGCACCGGCGCCGTGAAGGGCACTGACGTCCACCGCTGACCGAACCTGATCTCCCCGTCTTCGGTGACCAGCAGGCGGGTCATGTTGATGGTGGTGGTGTCACTTCCCTCCGCCCGTTCGGCGTACAGGAAGTAGTCCCTTCCGCGGATCGTTGCAACGGCCGTTGCTTCGACGTTGACGAGCGGCTCGGGCGTCTCGGGCCACGGCACCGCGTTCACGATTTCGACGTCGAAGTCGTCGTCCCACCGGGCGAGATAGATGGTGGGGTCCGGGTCGTCCCCGTCAGCGTTGCTCTCCGCCAGCAGGGCCTCGTTACGGCCGGGCAACCGGGCGATGCTCTCGAGGTCATTCGGCACGTCGGGAAAGTCGACGAAGAGTTCCTCGACGATGATTCCGTTCGGATCGACGGGCGTCCGCACGATCGAGAGGCGTGGCAGGTCGCGTTCCTCGTCGTTGTCCCTCGTGTCGTGGCAGACCAGGAACACCTCCTGGGACACGTCCTCGCTCTCCTCGGTGGCGAGCCAGGCGATGCCGCTGAACTCGCGTGGTGCCCTGATCTCGCCCTCACCGGTCAACGACGGCACTCCATAGCGGCTGTCGACCGGCCGATAGTCCTGTTCATGCTGGCCGTGAGCTGACGCGGACGCGGCGGGCGCAAGCAGACTCAGCCCGGCGACAGCCGGCAGTAGACGATGTGCAATGAACCGACGTCGAATCATCTGTCTCCCCTCCTCTTGCGGGCACGACCGCCCGCTCAGCACAAACGTAAGACTGCTTCGTGATTCGGTGGGGCTTTCATGTCCCGTTACTGCTTTAGGTGGTCCACCGGGTCGCCCCGGTCGGCCAGCTCGCGCAGGATCGGCGTCTGCGGCACGGCTCCGGAGATATCGGCGGCCTCGGCACCAGGGGGCACCGGGCCTCTCCGGCGGTTTCGGCAAACGCTTCGACCGTGCGGCAGGTGAACACGTCCCGGGGGGTGATCAGAAGTCCGGCGGCTACCCGCCTCCCGACCGAACCGACCGCCGAGGGACCGAAGCGCACACCGTCGGTCCTGGTCAACGGCGTGGGCGGCAACCGGGTCGTGCGCCGTGTTCTGGCACCCGCGAACCACGCGCTCCCCGGCCCATCAGCGGTCACCGGGTGCGTGGCGTTGGGCGGGCGTCATCGGCCGTCACTGGGGTGAACCCGCCGCGCTCAGCGGTAGATGCCGACGTGACGAAAACGAGGCA
The sequence above is a segment of the Micromonospora sp. WMMA1363 genome. Coding sequences within it:
- a CDS encoding GYD domain-containing protein — its product is MRFLVMATYTTQGIGGLAKEGGTRRAEVVQALIENSGGQVEALYFSFGEHDLYVLCELPDNMTAAALGIAVRAAGGVDTVMIPLLTSEDIDEAAQVPIAYRAPGR
- a CDS encoding ISKra4 family transposase, which codes for MVDFLSGEHAAGMTHAELEERLHTDGMRLLCQLLQDSLDLRASREERLDEVTDADSHLRGWAERGRQRTLATRFGEVVVTRIAYRARARADLNPADAVLNLPVEKHSHGLRRLAAAEAARGSFTDAAAAIERATTVRIGKRQVEALAAAAAIDVDAFYTAHAPDWSADDDVLALSFDAKGVVMRPDGLRAGTAKAAVSQKLAGRRSKGEKRNRKRMCEVAAVFDVTGKPRTIADILPEDPEAAQTATPAPVTSGKWLHASVTDDAAAVIAAGFAEADRRDPDHARTWIALVDGNTHQIDRIHAEAKTRKITLPVVVDFIHVIEYLWKATWCFHPEGDPNAERWVRAQARQVLAGRAGIVAAAIRRKATYHGLDPGKRKPADVAAAYLLAKKPYLDYPTALANGWPIATGVIEGACRHLVKDRMDVTGARWGLDGAEAILKLRTLISNGDFDQYWTWHLAQEQQRIHNSRYLGGAIPQ
- a CDS encoding CbtB-domain containing protein, which gives rise to MSSPSSALPQPAIPPVAIPWRELQPWLLFGTVLALVLLHFVGTEQGVFQMISGADVHEFVHDGRHLLGFPCH
- a CDS encoding CbtA family protein gives rise to the protein MLSPRALLVRGMLAGLAAGFLAFVFAYFVGEGPIDQAITFEEANAAPHHAVADDPGGVSRAVQSTLGLITASLIYAVALGGIFAMAFAAAYGRIGRFGPRATAALVALTGFLVVALVPWLKYPANPPATGDSETIGQRTSLFFLTMAIALAGVALGGYLGRTQAARLGAWNAGLVGAGAFVLVVGLALALLPSIEEVPEGFSPILLWNFRLASLGTQIVVWATLGLVFGPLVERGMRRSQHAAAVAAGR
- a CDS encoding (2Fe-2S)-binding protein translates to MAAPPLSPSEPCDARPALTAASALGPFFAWSSWSDQAGWRSLAELLDGEVLAERVDAAAATLRARCDLPVDAVPVRVVASVTFLGLAARLVSPPLGAAVVGGALPLASLDDLWWRPPTAGPWPVAHGPLDALPSGDLDDRAVTTALVETAVQGPVRLLLDAFRAQFRLSPHVLWGNVAAALAGAAGVLSDTAPAHAERAGAVLAVALELPPLAGTGTVVRPDPDRARRFLVRRNCCLYYRIPGGGTCGDCVLTSPSQLRRHWRAVLAGTGKPPA
- a CDS encoding XRE family transcriptional regulator encodes the protein MDDDLGRALDTVGPRLRALRRQSETTLTDLSAQTGISVSTLSRLESGARRPTLELLLPLARTHGVTLDELVNAPPTGDPRIHLRPVTRHGMTVLPLSRRTGGIQAYKLVIPASMQDPDPQTHEGYEWLYVLNGQLRLVLGQHNLVLAPNEAAEFDTRTSHWFGTANAEPVEVLSLFGPQGERTHLRARPRTQPPPT
- a CDS encoding methyltransferase domain-containing protein, encoding MASGIAVALIGTPLLLMVAASSGFLADHSGTITPAVRLDGHVHGYHIALIASAVAFALALATVALLIKKRTRTDVPPTPSSTSADPNHLGGREPFMSTDSDSAAFWENHYSRLDEQWGTKPNAVLEELVTTLAPEAGTALDLGCGHGGDAIWLAVRGWDVTAVDVAPTALQRVATGAHANGVAERVHPARHDLAHDFPAGRFDLVNASYFHTPLDIPRAKVLRRAAAAVADGGLLIIVEHASVAPWSWQAGEDVHFPRPEEVLASLELDDARWTAERCHAPQRTATGPQGQTAMVTDNVLALRRTPEGASDTGDPSVTWP